In Sporosarcina psychrophila, a genomic segment contains:
- the hemW gene encoding radical SAM family heme chaperone HemW, with translation MRGMYIHIPFCHQICHYCDFNKVFFKNQPVDEYIESMGQELAIMRQEGISFKEVETVFLGGGTPTSLSEKQLERLLEIIHEYVDVSSLKEFSTEANPDELTFGKLIVLKNGGVDRLSIGVQSFDADLLTKIGRTHGPDDAARVVGEARKAGFDNISIDLIYGLPGQTIAQWQDTLDKALALDLPHYSGYSLIVEPKTVFYNLMNKGKLPLPGEDMETEMFTMLIEQMERKGRKRYEISNFAIPGHESIHNLIYWENATYAGVGAGAHGYVDGTRYSNIGPIAKYMEKTALGERPVQQTHVVTAIEAMEEEMFLGLRKSNGVSISLFQEKFGRSLEEVYGETLHSLIKDGLVERLDDAVKLTHRGVYRGNDVFQQFLK, from the coding sequence ATGAGGGGTATGTATATCCACATTCCGTTTTGCCACCAAATTTGTCATTACTGTGATTTTAATAAAGTGTTTTTCAAAAATCAGCCTGTCGATGAATATATCGAATCAATGGGTCAGGAACTGGCGATCATGCGGCAGGAAGGTATTTCATTCAAAGAAGTGGAAACGGTATTCTTAGGAGGCGGCACACCAACTTCGCTGTCTGAAAAACAGCTTGAACGGTTGCTTGAAATAATCCATGAATATGTAGATGTCAGTTCATTGAAAGAGTTTTCGACGGAAGCAAATCCGGACGAGCTAACATTCGGCAAATTGATTGTCCTGAAAAATGGCGGCGTGGATCGATTGAGCATCGGTGTTCAGTCATTCGACGCAGACTTATTGACAAAAATCGGTAGGACGCACGGTCCAGACGACGCTGCACGTGTTGTAGGAGAAGCGAGAAAAGCCGGATTTGATAATATAAGTATCGACCTAATTTACGGGTTGCCGGGGCAAACAATCGCGCAATGGCAGGATACTCTTGATAAAGCACTTGCCCTCGATCTACCCCATTATTCAGGGTACTCGTTGATTGTCGAGCCAAAAACAGTCTTTTATAATTTGATGAATAAAGGCAAATTGCCACTCCCAGGCGAAGACATGGAAACGGAAATGTTCACGATGTTAATCGAACAGATGGAGCGTAAAGGACGCAAACGTTACGAAATTAGTAATTTTGCAATTCCAGGTCACGAATCAATCCATAATCTCATCTATTGGGAAAATGCTACGTACGCTGGTGTTGGTGCAGGCGCACATGGTTATGTAGATGGCACCCGATATTCCAATATCGGACCAATTGCGAAATATATGGAGAAAACAGCATTGGGCGAACGACCCGTCCAACAGACACATGTAGTTACTGCAATCGAAGCAATGGAGGAGGAAATGTTTCTTGGCCTACGCAAATCAAATGGTGTATCCATCTCTTTATTCCAAGAGAAGTTCGGACGGTCACTTGAAGAGGTTTACGGGGAAACGTTACACTCGCTTATTAAAGATGGACTTGTCGAGCGATTGGATGATGCGGTTAAGTTAACGCACCGTGGTGTTTATAGAGGAAACGATGTATTTCAGCAATTTCTTAAATAA
- the norA gene encoding multidrug efflux MFS transporter NorA, with translation MKNQKVTLTILLLNLFIAFLGIGLVIPVLPTIMNELNINGTVVGYMMAAFAITQLIVSPFAGRWADKYGRKIMIVLGLFVFGFSEFLFGFGKSVEVLFISRMLGGVSAAFIMPAVTAFIADITTNATRPKAIGYMSAAISTGFIIGPGIGGFLAEIGTRVPFYSAGVLGAVAAILSLILLTEPERVAEDAPIPGQKTGFRRLFIPMYAIAFILIFVLSFGLAAFESFFSLFVDHKFGFTPKDIAIVITGSGIVGALAQLLLFDRLSKSIGEINLIRYSLAVSAILVLLMTFVSSYFTILLTTFFLFVGFDLIRPAITSYLSKIAGNEQGFIGGMNSTFTSIGNIFGPIIGGVLFDIDLNYPYYFAAIVLAIGTIIALFWKKPKHITL, from the coding sequence ATGAAAAATCAAAAAGTCACATTAACTATCTTATTACTGAATTTATTTATTGCCTTTCTTGGTATCGGGCTCGTTATTCCCGTTCTTCCTACGATCATGAATGAGTTAAACATTAACGGGACGGTCGTTGGCTACATGATGGCGGCATTTGCGATTACACAACTTATCGTCTCACCGTTTGCCGGGCGATGGGCTGACAAATACGGTCGCAAAATTATGATCGTGCTTGGCCTGTTTGTATTTGGTTTCTCGGAGTTTTTATTCGGGTTTGGTAAATCCGTTGAGGTACTATTTATCTCGCGCATGCTCGGCGGGGTCAGTGCGGCATTCATTATGCCTGCTGTAACAGCCTTTATCGCAGATATTACAACGAACGCCACAAGACCAAAGGCAATTGGCTATATGTCCGCTGCTATTAGCACTGGCTTTATTATCGGACCTGGGATTGGTGGATTTTTAGCTGAAATTGGTACACGTGTACCATTCTATTCGGCCGGTGTACTCGGAGCGGTTGCTGCGATTCTTTCACTTATTTTATTAACAGAACCCGAACGCGTGGCTGAAGATGCGCCTATCCCAGGACAAAAAACAGGGTTTCGTCGGCTCTTCATCCCAATGTACGCTATTGCTTTCATTTTAATTTTCGTTTTGTCGTTTGGCCTTGCAGCGTTTGAATCATTTTTCAGCTTATTCGTCGACCATAAATTCGGCTTCACGCCAAAAGATATCGCCATCGTCATCACGGGTAGCGGAATTGTCGGTGCTCTTGCGCAACTATTGCTCTTCGATCGCTTATCAAAAAGCATAGGCGAAATTAATCTTATTCGCTACAGCTTAGCTGTATCAGCGATTCTCGTCCTATTGATGACCTTCGTGAGCTCGTACTTCACAATATTACTGACAACATTCTTCCTGTTTGTTGGATTCGATTTAATACGCCCAGCTATTACATCCTATTTATCTAAAATTGCGGGCAATGAACAAGGCTTTATTGGCGGTATGAACTCAACCTTCACCAGTATTGGCAATATCTTTGGCCCGATCATCGGAGGTGTGTTATTTGACATCGACTTAAACTACCCATACTATTTTGCCGCAATCGTATTAGCAATCGGTACGATTATTGCACTATTTTGGAAGAAGCCAAAGCATATAACGTTATAA
- a CDS encoding DJ-1/PfpI family protein, producing the protein MKKTAVLLYPQFSEYELTVALSILMQGKKQVITVGLNKQPIKGESGLSCVADATVDEINFEEIDSLLLPGCMDIMSLYEEERIVDFIKQVVTKETVIASISSSPFLLAKAGVLGDKKYTVGIIKENMEKSGVFNLENYSEQIVVQDGNIITARGRGFVRFGEYLGKALNLEFDKRWYSE; encoded by the coding sequence GTGAAAAAAACAGCTGTTTTATTGTATCCACAGTTCAGTGAGTATGAACTAACTGTAGCCTTATCTATATTAATGCAAGGAAAAAAACAAGTTATTACGGTTGGATTAAACAAACAACCTATAAAAGGTGAGTCAGGGTTATCTTGTGTAGCTGACGCTACAGTTGATGAAATTAATTTCGAAGAAATAGATAGCCTCTTATTACCAGGTTGTATGGATATTATGTCGCTATATGAAGAAGAAAGAATAGTTGATTTCATTAAACAAGTAGTTACTAAAGAAACGGTGATTGCAAGTATATCTAGCTCTCCATTCTTATTAGCAAAAGCGGGTGTTTTAGGAGATAAAAAATATACTGTAGGGATTATAAAAGAAAACATGGAAAAATCCGGTGTATTTAACCTGGAGAATTATTCAGAACAGATTGTAGTACAGGATGGTAACATAATTACAGCTAGAGGAAGAGGATTTGTTAGATTTGGAGAATATTTAGGGAAAGCGTTAAACCTGGAATTTGATAAAAGATGGTATTCGGAATAA
- a CDS encoding GNAT family N-acetyltransferase, with the protein MIHIIKAKPNHVEGISKVCSDGYWATYSETHSEMYIKGIIKEFYNHERILKEVLETSKEWGGYFVAIEGNKVIEAGGGGMIEDTSGEVFVLYLNPARRNEGIGTMILDAITKQQKEELNATEQWVSVAKENQKGIPFYEAKGFIFNHEFDGHGIVDGERYTSLRYCRNI; encoded by the coding sequence ATGATACATATTATAAAAGCCAAACCTAATCATGTTGAGGGAATATCAAAAGTTTGTAGTGATGGTTATTGGGCGACATACAGCGAAACACATTCTGAAATGTACATCAAAGGAATAATTAAAGAGTTTTATAATCATGAAAGAATACTAAAAGAGGTTTTAGAAACCAGTAAGGAATGGGGAGGATATTTTGTTGCAATAGAAGGGAACAAAGTGATTGAGGCGGGTGGAGGTGGTATGATTGAGGATACCTCTGGAGAAGTTTTTGTATTGTATCTAAATCCTGCTAGACGTAACGAAGGTATTGGCACAATGATATTAGATGCTATTACCAAACAACAAAAAGAAGAGCTTAATGCAACGGAACAATGGGTTTCCGTTGCGAAGGAAAATCAAAAAGGAATTCCTTTCTATGAGGCAAAAGGATTTATTTTTAATCATGAATTTGATGGACATGGAATTGTTGATGGAGAAAGATATACTTCATTGAGATATTGCCGAAATATTTAA
- a CDS encoding GNAT family N-acetyltransferase has product MVILKSMNQQEFQQYISSAIDDYAKDKVASGNWKEDEAIDLSKQSFDDLLPKDEKSEFNYLFSIFNAEQIVGMIWLAQKSPTNKDEGFIYDFNIFEQYQGLGYGKEAMRELECIAKDLGMKKIGLHVFGHNKTARGLYEKLGYEITNITMEKLI; this is encoded by the coding sequence GTGGTTATTTTAAAATCAATGAATCAACAGGAATTTCAGCAGTATATTAGTAGTGCAATTGATGACTATGCAAAAGACAAGGTCGCTTCTGGAAATTGGAAGGAAGATGAGGCGATTGATTTATCTAAGCAGTCATTTGATGATCTATTGCCAAAAGATGAGAAATCCGAATTTAATTACTTATTCTCTATCTTTAACGCCGAACAGATTGTCGGAATGATTTGGCTCGCACAAAAATCACCTACAAATAAGGATGAAGGTTTTATCTATGATTTTAATATTTTTGAGCAATATCAAGGATTGGGATACGGTAAGGAAGCAATGCGAGAACTTGAATGTATTGCAAAGGATTTAGGAATGAAAAAGATTGGACTTCATGTTTTTGGTCATAACAAAACTGCGCGAGGATTATACGAAAAGTTGGGCTACGAAATTACGAATATAACGATGGAAAAGTTAATTTAA
- the dnaK gene encoding molecular chaperone DnaK, with the protein MSKIIGIDLGTTNSVVAIYEGGEPKVIPNPEGNRTTPSVVAFKNGERQVGEVAKRQSITNPNTIMSVKRHMGTDFKVKAEDTEYTPQEVSAMILQYLKGYAEEYLGEKVTKAVITVPAYFSDAQRQATQDAGRIAGLEVERIINEPTAAALAYGLDKTDEDETILVYDLGGGTFDVSILELGDGVFQVKSTAGDNKLGGDDFDDVIIDFLVQEFKKDNGVDLSKDKMAMQRLKDAAEKAKKDLSGVTTSQISLPFITAGDAGPLHLEVSLSRAKFDELTAHLVERSMVPTRQAMKDAGLTASEIDKVILVGGSTRIPSVQEAIKKETGKEPYKGVNPDEVVALGAAVQGSILSGDVTDVVLLDVTPLSLGIETMGNVFTKLIERNTTIPTSKSQVFSTAADSQPAVDIHVLQGERPMSADNKTLGRFQLTDIPPAPRGVPQIEVTFDIDKNGIVTVKAKDLGTQKEHNITIQASSGLTDEEIERMVKDAEANAEADQKRKEEADLKNEADQLVFMAEKTLKDLEGKVSEEEVKSVEEAKEELKTALEAADFDEIRTKKEKLDEIVQQMTMKLYEQAAAESAEGAENAGEPKDDDIVDADFEDVIDEKK; encoded by the coding sequence ATGAGCAAAATTATCGGTATTGACTTAGGGACAACAAACTCAGTAGTAGCAATTTATGAAGGCGGAGAGCCTAAAGTTATTCCAAATCCGGAAGGTAACCGTACAACTCCATCAGTCGTTGCTTTCAAAAACGGCGAACGTCAAGTCGGAGAAGTAGCAAAACGTCAATCAATCACAAACCCAAACACAATCATGTCTGTAAAACGACATATGGGAACAGATTTCAAAGTGAAAGCAGAAGACACTGAATATACACCTCAAGAAGTTTCAGCAATGATTCTTCAGTATTTGAAGGGCTATGCAGAAGAGTATCTCGGAGAAAAAGTAACGAAAGCAGTTATTACAGTCCCTGCTTACTTCAGCGATGCACAGCGCCAAGCAACACAAGATGCTGGTAGAATTGCAGGACTTGAAGTAGAACGTATCATCAACGAGCCAACAGCAGCTGCACTGGCATACGGCCTTGATAAAACGGACGAAGACGAAACTATTCTTGTTTATGACCTTGGTGGCGGTACGTTCGACGTATCAATCCTAGAACTTGGCGACGGTGTATTCCAAGTTAAATCGACGGCGGGCGATAACAAGCTTGGCGGAGACGATTTTGACGATGTTATCATCGACTTCCTTGTTCAAGAATTCAAAAAAGACAATGGCGTTGACTTATCGAAAGATAAAATGGCGATGCAACGTTTGAAAGATGCTGCTGAAAAAGCGAAAAAAGACCTTTCAGGCGTAACAACTTCACAAATCTCATTGCCTTTCATTACAGCAGGAGATGCAGGTCCACTTCACCTTGAAGTTTCACTTTCACGTGCGAAATTCGATGAATTGACTGCTCACCTTGTTGAACGTTCAATGGTACCAACTCGTCAGGCCATGAAAGATGCTGGTCTTACTGCATCTGAGATTGACAAAGTAATTCTTGTTGGTGGATCGACTCGTATTCCTTCAGTTCAAGAAGCAATCAAGAAAGAAACGGGTAAAGAGCCATATAAAGGTGTTAACCCGGATGAAGTAGTTGCACTTGGTGCAGCTGTTCAAGGATCAATCTTAAGCGGAGACGTTACAGACGTTGTACTTCTAGACGTAACACCTCTATCACTTGGTATTGAAACAATGGGTAACGTGTTCACTAAACTAATCGAACGTAATACGACAATCCCGACTAGCAAATCACAAGTATTCTCAACAGCGGCTGATAGCCAGCCAGCGGTTGATATTCACGTATTGCAAGGGGAGCGTCCAATGTCCGCGGACAACAAAACGCTTGGTCGTTTCCAATTGACGGACATTCCGCCAGCACCACGTGGCGTTCCACAAATCGAAGTAACATTCGATATTGATAAAAATGGTATTGTTACTGTTAAAGCGAAAGATCTTGGAACACAAAAAGAACATAATATTACAATTCAAGCAAGCTCAGGTCTAACTGACGAAGAAATCGAACGTATGGTGAAAGATGCTGAAGCAAATGCTGAAGCGGACCAAAAGCGTAAAGAAGAAGCGGACTTGAAAAATGAAGCGGACCAACTTGTATTCATGGCTGAAAAGACATTGAAAGATCTTGAAGGAAAAGTTTCAGAAGAAGAAGTGAAAAGTGTCGAAGAAGCAAAAGAAGAGTTGAAAACTGCGCTCGAAGCTGCTGACTTTGACGAAATTCGTACTAAAAAAGAAAAATTGGATGAAATTGTCCAACAGATGACTATGAAGTTGTATGAACAAGCTGCAGCTGAATCTGCTGAAGGCGCTGAAAACGCAGGCGAACCTAAAGACGACGATATAGTCGACGCAGATTTTGAAGATGTAATCGACGAGAAAAAGTAA
- the hrcA gene encoding heat-inducible transcriptional repressor HrcA encodes MLTNRQLLILQLTVDDFIESAQPVGSRQLSKKPEAPFSPATIRNEMADLEEMGYLEKTHTSSGRIPSEKGYRFYVDNLLTKEKLNTEDSIHLRSVFREKIVETEELIRKSATILSDLTNYTSILLGPDTSLHAVKRFSIVPLDEKTAVAIIVTDNGRVENRLFNVPEGFTASDIEKMVNILNERLIGTPLVHIQKILAQETQMVLERHIHHAGDLFASFQRAISIEPEERLFFGGKMNMMKQPEFNDIHKMKTFFELMDKGAPAMTFFQEGMTGIHVRIGSENNHNAMEDCSVITATYSAGDNMTGSIAIIGPKRMDYARVITMLDLMSSDLSRELARLTIGGTAGRND; translated from the coding sequence ATGTTGACGAACAGACAATTGCTTATATTGCAACTGACGGTTGACGATTTCATCGAATCCGCACAACCTGTCGGATCGAGGCAGCTATCCAAAAAGCCGGAAGCACCATTTAGTCCTGCGACAATACGGAACGAAATGGCTGACCTAGAAGAAATGGGTTATCTTGAAAAGACCCACACTTCATCCGGCAGAATACCATCTGAAAAAGGGTACAGGTTTTATGTAGATAATCTATTAACAAAAGAAAAGTTGAACACGGAAGACAGTATTCACCTGCGTTCGGTTTTTCGGGAAAAAATTGTGGAGACTGAAGAGTTAATACGAAAGTCAGCGACAATTTTGTCTGATTTGACGAATTACACGTCGATTCTCCTCGGCCCCGATACATCGCTACATGCAGTGAAGCGTTTTTCAATCGTTCCACTAGATGAGAAGACAGCTGTCGCTATTATTGTCACGGACAATGGACGTGTTGAGAATAGACTCTTCAATGTACCGGAAGGCTTCACCGCGTCAGATATTGAGAAAATGGTAAACATTCTGAACGAGCGGCTCATTGGTACTCCGCTTGTCCATATTCAGAAGATACTTGCTCAGGAGACGCAAATGGTGCTGGAACGTCATATCCACCATGCAGGCGACTTGTTCGCTTCATTCCAACGGGCGATTTCAATCGAACCGGAAGAACGGCTGTTTTTTGGCGGCAAAATGAATATGATGAAGCAACCCGAATTCAATGATATTCACAAGATGAAAACATTTTTTGAATTAATGGACAAGGGCGCACCAGCAATGACGTTTTTTCAGGAAGGTATGACAGGAATTCATGTCCGCATCGGTTCTGAAAATAATCACAATGCGATGGAAGATTGTAGTGTGATTACAGCGACATATTCGGCCGGCGACAATATGACGGGTTCCATCGCTATCATCGGACCTAAACGGATGGATTATGCAAGAGTTATCACCATGCTTGATTTAATGAGCAGTGATTTGTCCAGAGAATTGGCGAGACTGACAATCGGCGGAACAGCAGGGAGGAACGACTAA
- the grpE gene encoding nucleotide exchange factor GrpE, with protein sequence MTNVNDEFKENEEVVMETPDNTDDIIESGEDTEEIEIVENGEETIVQELTEKLQEEENKRLRLLADYENFKRRATLDKEALQKYRAQNVVTNLIPVLDNFARALTVEATTEEAQTMMTGLDMIYRTFLQALEDEGLVEIQALDQEFDPNFHQAIMTGSDEDKPAGIVLEQMQAGYMLKDRVLRPAMVKVNE encoded by the coding sequence ATGACAAATGTAAACGACGAATTTAAAGAGAACGAAGAAGTAGTAATGGAAACGCCCGATAATACAGACGACATCATCGAATCAGGTGAAGATACTGAGGAGATTGAAATCGTTGAAAACGGGGAAGAGACAATTGTGCAAGAACTTACTGAAAAGCTACAAGAAGAAGAGAATAAACGACTTCGACTTCTAGCAGATTATGAAAACTTCAAGAGACGGGCTACGCTTGATAAAGAAGCGCTACAGAAGTATCGTGCACAGAACGTCGTGACGAATTTAATACCAGTTCTTGATAACTTTGCACGGGCACTTACTGTGGAAGCGACAACTGAAGAGGCTCAAACGATGATGACGGGATTAGATATGATTTATCGTACATTCCTTCAAGCCCTTGAAGATGAAGGTCTTGTTGAAATCCAAGCGCTGGATCAGGAGTTCGATCCGAATTTCCATCAAGCAATTATGACGGGTTCAGATGAAGACAAACCAGCAGGCATCGTACTTGAACAAATGCAAGCTGGTTATATGTTGAAAGATCGTGTATTGAGACCAGCAATGGTTAAAGTAAACGAATAA